A single genomic interval of Stieleria maiorica harbors:
- a CDS encoding type IV pilus twitching motility protein PilT, with product MPEKIIGVGQQSDLAVIAEILEQEIRRTYGGAKIIVGHASGIELQALRKGFDGPFDTYKLRISADGETLAALQEAAKTFPPNAAVRVEEGVFDVEFLKIAHHLDASLAAIKEISGKLLLPDVWRFQGERFRRETLRPHRLMEAMVKFRASDLHLYPDADPVFRVDNAIRRSDLRHPLTADQITALIKELAPEKDWMEYEEHSQCSFRYHQAGVGFARVSAFIRGGVPHCTMRFLPEAIPSFDDLQIPPDVMKKLGALHFGLVLVTGMTGSGKSTTVASLIDWINQHQARHILTIEDPIEYAQVNKKSIISQRQVGEDVESFYEAVRAALRQDPDVIFVGEMRDSDTIRSAISAAATGHLVISTLHANTASEVITRIVSFFDPIERDLVRLQLRDCVKCIICQRLVAKVRGGRVPALEFLFNDTKQIADCILSGDAQGIRAGMQQVMSESFIVEKYLVDLAKRDVISHDEAVAHASNHDTFEQMWHGNYAPPTIDSIKQH from the coding sequence ATGCCAGAAAAGATTATCGGCGTCGGGCAGCAATCGGATTTGGCGGTGATCGCCGAGATCCTTGAACAGGAGATTCGTCGGACGTACGGCGGCGCAAAAATCATCGTCGGCCACGCCAGTGGCATCGAGCTGCAGGCGCTCCGCAAGGGCTTTGATGGCCCCTTCGACACGTACAAGCTTCGCATCAGTGCCGACGGCGAGACGCTGGCGGCGCTGCAGGAAGCGGCAAAGACGTTTCCTCCCAATGCGGCGGTGAGAGTCGAAGAGGGCGTGTTCGACGTCGAGTTTCTTAAGATCGCCCATCATCTGGACGCATCGCTTGCCGCAATCAAAGAGATTTCCGGGAAACTGCTGTTGCCGGACGTCTGGCGTTTCCAAGGCGAGCGTTTCCGTCGAGAGACGCTGCGTCCGCACCGTTTGATGGAAGCGATGGTGAAGTTTCGCGCCAGCGACCTGCATTTGTATCCCGATGCCGATCCGGTGTTCCGCGTCGACAACGCGATTCGACGTTCGGATCTGCGCCACCCGTTGACGGCCGATCAGATCACGGCATTGATCAAAGAGCTCGCACCCGAAAAGGACTGGATGGAGTACGAGGAGCATTCGCAATGCAGTTTCCGGTACCACCAGGCGGGCGTCGGATTTGCCAGGGTTTCGGCATTCATTCGGGGCGGGGTGCCGCATTGCACGATGCGGTTTTTGCCCGAAGCGATTCCATCGTTTGACGATCTGCAAATACCGCCGGACGTGATGAAGAAGCTCGGGGCGCTGCATTTCGGGTTGGTGTTGGTCACCGGAATGACCGGCAGCGGAAAATCGACCACGGTCGCATCGCTGATCGACTGGATCAATCAGCATCAGGCTCGCCATATCCTGACGATCGAAGACCCGATCGAATACGCTCAGGTGAACAAGAAGTCGATCATTTCGCAGCGTCAAGTCGGCGAGGACGTGGAGTCGTTTTATGAGGCCGTACGCGCGGCGCTGCGTCAGGATCCCGACGTCATCTTTGTCGGCGAAATGCGCGACAGCGATACGATCCGATCGGCGATCAGTGCGGCGGCGACCGGTCACTTGGTGATCAGTACGCTGCACGCCAACACGGCTTCGGAAGTGATCACGCGGATCGTCAGTTTCTTTGACCCGATCGAGCGAGATCTGGTACGGCTCCAGCTTCGCGACTGCGTCAAATGCATCATCTGTCAGCGGCTGGTCGCAAAAGTCCGAGGGGGACGTGTTCCGGCGCTGGAGTTCTTGTTCAACGACACGAAGCAAATCGCCGACTGCATTTTGTCCGGCGACGCGCAGGGAATCCGTGCCGGGATGCAGCAAGTGATGTCGGAATCGTTTATCGTTGAGAAATACTTGGTGGATCTGGCGAAGCGGGACGTGATCTCTCATGACGAAGCGGTCGCCCATGCATCCAACCACGACACGTTCGAGCAGATGTGGCACGGCAACTATGCGCCACCGACGATCGATTCCATCAAGCAACATTAA
- a CDS encoding B12-binding domain-containing radical SAM protein, whose amino-acid sequence MKPWIPRAMRIAPPLDPHPPTSPIRPRQALLINPFYPKDPHASFGKHVLTPTLALTSVAAATPDEWQVSYWDENLLQGPPPSDPMPAVVGITVHLTFAERAYELARWYRRRGAVVVLGGLHVISCPDEAAPHADALAIGDGVSLWGRILRDVDDGTLQPIYRADFRKPYRDDPPPRRDLLPRESFLTTSSLIATRGCHNRCGFCYLSTKGLHMPYLVRDVQQIADEFHRDGQPYAVFTDNNLGSKPEYLRQLCRALRPLEKIWSAAVSIDVTDDPSLVREMALAGCTGVFIGFESLQNDNITDAKKKSPRTEDYARRVALLHDNGIQVNGSFVLGFDHDREDVFENTIRWVEENRLECATFHIMTPYPGTPLFRQMESEGRLLHRDWCKYDTANVVFRPKHMTEEQLAAGYARCYQRLFSHASIWRRRPKDWRAVPAYLAMSYLYKRSNWMWHLLIKYRLTARVWRPLVELTRRRHVKFRRRLQAQPETPARGSTVVSAGV is encoded by the coding sequence ATGAAACCCTGGATCCCCCGCGCCATGCGGATCGCGCCTCCGCTTGATCCCCACCCGCCGACGTCGCCGATCCGCCCGCGACAAGCCTTGCTGATCAATCCGTTCTATCCCAAGGATCCGCACGCCAGTTTCGGCAAGCACGTGTTGACGCCGACGTTGGCTTTGACCAGCGTGGCCGCGGCGACACCGGACGAGTGGCAGGTCAGCTATTGGGATGAAAACTTGCTGCAAGGTCCTCCGCCGAGCGACCCGATGCCGGCGGTCGTTGGCATCACGGTCCACCTGACCTTTGCCGAGCGAGCCTACGAGCTCGCACGATGGTATCGCCGGCGAGGCGCGGTCGTGGTCCTCGGCGGGCTGCACGTGATTTCGTGTCCCGACGAGGCCGCGCCGCACGCAGACGCCCTTGCCATCGGTGACGGCGTCTCGCTGTGGGGCCGAATCTTACGCGACGTCGACGATGGCACGCTGCAGCCCATCTACCGCGCCGATTTCCGCAAGCCCTATCGTGACGACCCGCCGCCGCGCCGGGATTTGCTTCCCCGCGAGAGTTTTTTGACGACCTCCAGCTTGATCGCAACACGCGGTTGCCATAACCGATGCGGATTCTGCTACCTCTCGACCAAGGGGCTGCACATGCCGTACTTGGTTCGCGATGTCCAGCAGATCGCCGACGAGTTTCATCGCGATGGGCAACCGTATGCGGTGTTCACCGACAACAACCTGGGCTCCAAACCGGAATACCTTCGACAATTGTGTCGCGCATTGCGACCGCTAGAGAAAATCTGGAGTGCCGCCGTCAGTATCGATGTCACCGATGACCCCAGTCTGGTCCGCGAGATGGCGTTGGCGGGGTGCACCGGTGTGTTCATCGGATTCGAGTCACTGCAGAATGACAACATCACCGACGCGAAAAAGAAGAGTCCCAGAACGGAAGACTACGCGCGGCGTGTCGCGCTGTTGCACGACAACGGGATTCAGGTCAACGGCAGCTTTGTATTGGGTTTTGACCATGATCGCGAGGACGTTTTTGAGAACACGATTCGCTGGGTCGAAGAGAATCGGTTGGAGTGTGCCACGTTTCACATCATGACACCCTATCCGGGCACGCCGCTGTTTCGTCAAATGGAATCCGAAGGCCGGCTGCTGCATCGCGATTGGTGCAAGTATGACACCGCCAACGTGGTCTTTCGGCCCAAGCACATGACCGAGGAACAATTAGCCGCCGGTTACGCGCGTTGTTACCAGCGTCTGTTTTCACACGCATCGATTTGGCGGCGTCGCCCGAAAGACTGGCGCGCGGTTCCGGCCTATCTGGCGATGTCGTACTTGTACAAACGGTCCAATTGGATGTGGCACTTGCTGATCAAGTACCGATTGACCGCACGCGTCTGGCGACCGTTGGTGGAATTGACGCGGCGGCGTCATGTCAAGTTTCGGCGGCGATTGCAGGCTCAACCCGAAACGCCCGCCCGCGGCAGCACGGTTGTTTCGGCAGGCGTGTAG
- a CDS encoding dockerin type I domain-containing protein: MNDRFKHRRRPSPFRRRSRLESLEDRRLLAATISVTAESPVAIAEDPAKRIVYSLTRDQTDEILAVKFQLSGDAIYGVDYTAREVENDTIFFPDQPPASGPVTATATFYPGESTVELAVRPIRDSLIERDEDIIVTIVSADEFGPVYGAAAHFVTRQLTDYYVVDDENRLATVDVETGCVHVIGTINTTQTITDIAFTEEGDLFALTEDRLYQVHPDQIEGGVVASTFINSHGIPSANALIDSRDGDFGSEEGDLFAVGADFLDLHLLDLEVADDEWVLNNVTTVFDIDGALAARLLPSNYVSSGDLDYVSGGHLVLSANRPGEAADSLIEIRTPGTGGTIESAPKPAQDPGEAFSEIFGLAFDGNDSYAFAGHTMLKVNQFSRDSSRELELTGRPYIVGATASASGTIIGDPADPPVVTINSLRSDPNDLPHGTQPTSWARQRSQLRDIVIELGDNIDTIPPRGIVLSNLGVTGAGAPVEITLRGDQITFVPGSRLITIQLDEGQLPDGRYRLVLSPEVTSGPQFTFTGDRINRFFSLKGDWNGNARVDLLDFATFAYWFGTSTGVAPEYVDLDVSGGVDQLDFGPFENRYAAAVALPGAPDPITPDLIDKAELQRALNSVLNPLNVNGRDQVSPLDALTVLNRLASGFPTATDWRFDVNRDGDITPRDALHVLNFLALQPPPVMTSASAVSIQLAVHDDDDEDRMRSVDELFAGFDGLSSLV; this comes from the coding sequence ATGAACGATCGCTTCAAGCACCGACGTCGCCCATCGCCGTTTCGCCGACGGTCGCGGCTGGAATCGTTGGAGGATCGGCGGTTGCTGGCGGCCACGATTTCCGTCACGGCAGAGTCTCCTGTCGCCATCGCCGAAGACCCGGCCAAACGCATCGTCTATTCGCTGACGCGTGATCAGACCGATGAGATCCTGGCGGTCAAATTTCAGCTTTCCGGCGACGCGATCTATGGCGTCGACTACACCGCACGGGAAGTCGAAAACGACACGATCTTCTTTCCCGACCAGCCTCCGGCGAGCGGGCCGGTGACCGCAACGGCGACCTTTTATCCGGGGGAATCGACGGTCGAACTGGCGGTCCGACCGATCCGCGATTCGCTGATCGAACGCGACGAAGATATCATCGTGACGATCGTTTCGGCCGACGAGTTCGGGCCGGTCTATGGTGCCGCGGCACACTTCGTCACTCGTCAGCTGACCGACTATTACGTCGTTGATGACGAAAACCGCTTGGCCACCGTGGATGTGGAAACCGGATGCGTGCACGTCATCGGCACCATCAACACGACGCAAACGATCACCGACATCGCGTTCACCGAAGAAGGCGACTTGTTTGCCCTGACCGAGGATCGTCTGTACCAAGTCCACCCGGACCAAATCGAGGGTGGTGTCGTCGCGTCGACGTTTATCAATTCTCACGGAATCCCGAGCGCTAACGCGTTGATTGATAGCCGCGACGGTGATTTTGGAAGTGAAGAGGGCGACCTGTTTGCCGTCGGTGCGGACTTTTTGGATCTGCACTTGCTCGATCTGGAGGTCGCCGACGACGAGTGGGTTCTGAACAATGTCACCACCGTCTTCGACATCGACGGCGCGCTCGCCGCGCGATTGTTGCCGAGCAATTATGTCTCCAGCGGTGATCTCGACTATGTTTCGGGCGGACATCTGGTCCTGTCTGCGAACCGGCCCGGCGAAGCGGCCGATTCGCTGATCGAGATTCGCACCCCCGGAACCGGCGGCACCATCGAGAGTGCACCCAAACCCGCACAAGATCCCGGTGAGGCGTTTTCGGAGATCTTCGGGTTGGCGTTTGATGGCAACGACAGCTATGCCTTTGCCGGACACACCATGCTGAAGGTCAACCAGTTTAGCCGCGACAGTTCGCGTGAATTGGAATTGACGGGCCGACCGTACATCGTCGGCGCAACGGCGTCGGCCAGCGGGACGATCATCGGCGATCCCGCCGATCCGCCGGTGGTGACAATCAACAGCCTGCGCAGCGACCCGAACGACCTCCCGCACGGAACACAGCCGACGTCTTGGGCGCGGCAACGCAGCCAGCTCCGCGACATCGTGATCGAACTCGGTGACAACATCGACACGATCCCCCCGCGCGGCATCGTGCTCAGCAATCTGGGCGTGACCGGCGCGGGGGCTCCCGTCGAAATCACCTTGCGTGGCGACCAGATCACTTTCGTCCCCGGCAGCCGATTGATCACCATCCAGCTGGACGAGGGCCAGTTGCCCGACGGGCGATACCGATTGGTGCTGTCACCCGAGGTCACGTCGGGGCCGCAGTTTACCTTCACCGGGGACCGCATCAATCGCTTCTTCTCACTCAAGGGCGATTGGAACGGCAACGCCCGCGTCGACCTGCTGGACTTCGCAACCTTCGCGTACTGGTTCGGGACGTCGACCGGTGTCGCTCCGGAGTATGTCGATCTGGATGTTTCCGGAGGCGTCGACCAGTTGGACTTCGGCCCGTTCGAGAACCGGTATGCCGCGGCGGTTGCGTTGCCGGGGGCGCCCGATCCGATCACACCGGATTTAATCGACAAAGCCGAGTTGCAGCGGGCACTCAACTCGGTCCTCAATCCGTTGAACGTCAATGGACGTGACCAGGTTTCACCGCTGGACGCGTTGACGGTCCTGAACCGACTGGCGTCTGGATTTCCGACGGCCACGGACTGGAGGTTTGATGTCAATCGTGACGGGGACATCACGCCGCGCGATGCGCTTCATGTCCTGAACTTCTTGGCGCTGCAGCCGCCGCCGGTGATGACATCGGCATCTGCCGTTTCCATCCAATTGGCTGTTCACGACGACGATGACGAGGATCGGATGCGGTCGGTGGATGAGCTGTTTGCCGGATTCGATGGCTTGAGTTCGTTGGTTTAA
- a CDS encoding transcriptional regulator — translation MPAKRKTDSKKPPSAPASQPAPAESGRFAYSGLDRVLHEKARLGILASLAANDAGLLFNDLKQLCSLTDGNLSRHLGVLSDAGLVETWKGTGGTGTRGTGGSRPQTMYRLTDQGRCRFADYINELERVIADAQRDATPRTELPNGPPRAAHRWSAT, via the coding sequence ATGCCGGCTAAACGAAAAACCGATTCGAAAAAGCCCCCATCCGCCCCGGCATCTCAGCCTGCCCCCGCTGAATCGGGACGGTTCGCCTACAGCGGGCTCGATCGTGTCTTGCACGAAAAGGCTCGACTGGGAATCCTGGCCTCCCTGGCGGCGAATGACGCCGGATTGCTGTTCAACGATCTCAAACAACTCTGCTCGCTCACCGACGGCAATCTCAGTCGTCACTTGGGCGTCTTAAGTGACGCCGGACTGGTCGAGACCTGGAAAGGAACGGGCGGCACGGGCACCAGGGGAACTGGCGGATCACGGCCTCAAACCATGTACCGCCTGACCGACCAAGGACGCTGCCGGTTTGCCGATTACATCAACGAATTGGAACGTGTGATCGCCGACGCACAACGTGACGCCACGCCGCGGACCGAGCTGCCGAACGGACCTCCGCGCGCCGCGCACCGATGGTCCGCGACCTGA